One genomic segment of Pongo pygmaeus isolate AG05252 chromosome 19, NHGRI_mPonPyg2-v2.0_pri, whole genome shotgun sequence includes these proteins:
- the PSMB6 gene encoding proteasome subunit beta type-6 isoform X2: MAATLLAALGAGPAPAWGPEAFTPDWESREVSTGTTIMAVQFDGGVVLGADSRTTTGSYIANRVTDKLTPIHDHIFCCRSGSAADTQAVADAVTYQLGFHSIELNEPPLVHTAASLFKEMCYRYREDLMAGIIIAGWDPQEGGQVYSVPMGGMMVRQSFAIGGSGSSYIYGYVDATYREGMTKEECLQFTANAFSFYPQLSLWPWSGMAPVEE, translated from the exons ATGGCGGCTACCTTACTAGCTGCTCTGGGAGCCGGGCCGGCACCGGCTTGGGGGCCGGAGGCCTTCACTCCAGACTGGGAAAGCCGAGAAGTCTCCACTGGG ACCACTATCATGGCCGTGCAATTTGACGGGGGCGTGGTTCTGGGGGCGGACTCCAGAACAACCACTGG GTCCTACATCGCCAATCGAGTGACTGACAAGCTGACACCTATTCACGACCACATTTTCTGCTGTCGCTCAGGCTcagctgctgatacccaggcagtAGCTGATGCTGTCACTTATCAGCTCGGTTTCCACAG CATTGAACTGAATGAGCCTCCACTGGTCCACACAGCAGCCAGCCTCTTTAAGGAGATGTGTTACCGATACCGGGAAGACCTGATGGCGGGAATCATCATCGCAGGCTGGGACCCTCAAGAAGGAGGGCAG GTGTACTCAGTGCCTATGGGGGGTATGATGGTAAGGCAGTCCTTTGCCATTGGAGGCTCCGGGAGCTCCTACATTTATGGCTATGTTGATGCTACCTACCGGGAAGGCATGACAAAGGAAGAGTGTCTGCAATTCACTGCCAATG CTTTCTCCTTTTATCCACAGCTCTCGCTTTGGCCATGGAGCGGGATGGCTCCAGTGGAGGAGTGA
- the PSMB6 gene encoding proteasome subunit beta type-6 isoform X1, whose translation MAATLLAALGAGPAPAWGPEAFTPDWESREVSTGTTIMAVQFDGGVVLGADSRTTTGSYIANRVTDKLTPIHDHIFCCRSGSAADTQAVADAVTYQLGFHSIELNEPPLVHTAASLFKEMCYRYREDLMAGIIIAGWDPQEGGQVYSVPMGGMMVRQSFAIGGSGSSYIYGYVDATYREGMTKEECLQFTANALALAMERDGSSGGVIRLAAIAESGVERQVLLGDQIPKFAIATLPPP comes from the exons ATGGCGGCTACCTTACTAGCTGCTCTGGGAGCCGGGCCGGCACCGGCTTGGGGGCCGGAGGCCTTCACTCCAGACTGGGAAAGCCGAGAAGTCTCCACTGGG ACCACTATCATGGCCGTGCAATTTGACGGGGGCGTGGTTCTGGGGGCGGACTCCAGAACAACCACTGG GTCCTACATCGCCAATCGAGTGACTGACAAGCTGACACCTATTCACGACCACATTTTCTGCTGTCGCTCAGGCTcagctgctgatacccaggcagtAGCTGATGCTGTCACTTATCAGCTCGGTTTCCACAG CATTGAACTGAATGAGCCTCCACTGGTCCACACAGCAGCCAGCCTCTTTAAGGAGATGTGTTACCGATACCGGGAAGACCTGATGGCGGGAATCATCATCGCAGGCTGGGACCCTCAAGAAGGAGGGCAG GTGTACTCAGTGCCTATGGGGGGTATGATGGTAAGGCAGTCCTTTGCCATTGGAGGCTCCGGGAGCTCCTACATTTATGGCTATGTTGATGCTACCTACCGGGAAGGCATGACAAAGGAAGAGTGTCTGCAATTCACTGCCAATG CTCTCGCTTTGGCCATGGAGCGGGATGGCTCCAGTGGAGGAGTGATCCGCCTGGCAGCCATTGCAGAGTCAGGGGTAGAGCGGCAAGTGCTTTTGGGAGACCAGATACCCAAATTCGCCATTGCCACTTTACCACCCCCCTGA
- the C19H17orf114 gene encoding uncharacterized protein C17orf114 homolog has protein sequence MGLKGAWCFPWCGCRRQRGTERGAGLSPAAPPDPSPAIAPIMAEGGVPSPGPGAYFSRKARLSFRHQLHDIASANDSTI, from the exons ATGGGTCTGAAGGGTGCATGGTGTTTCCCATGGTGCGGGTGCCGGAGGCAGCGGGGGACTGAAAGAGGAGCAG GCCTGAGTCCTGCTGCCCCTCCAGATCCCAGTCCAGCTATAGCCCCCATCATGGCTGAGGGAGGGGTACCCTCGCCAGGGCCTGGTGCCTACTTCAGCAGGAAAGCCCGACTCTCCTTCCGCCACCAGCTGCATGACATAGCATCGGCCAATGACTCCACCATTTGA